A genomic stretch from Theobroma cacao cultivar B97-61/B2 chromosome 4, Criollo_cocoa_genome_V2, whole genome shotgun sequence includes:
- the LOC18603670 gene encoding uncharacterized protein LOC18603670 isoform X1 — MESRSSLSYLLACAWILFALSGLATRSESAQQAFKRDPGHPHWHHSAFLDVRDSVRSDVGRMLHTRAEVPFQVPLEVNVVLIGLNGDGGYRYTVDAPKLEEFLRVSFPSHRPSCQETGEPLDIKHHVVYNTFPAGQPELIALEKALKEAMVPAGTARESDFGREVPLFEVDATAVEPIFQKLYSYIFDIDNGGYSAKEMDRPVPTAIFIVNFDKVRMDPRNKEIDLDSLMYSKLTPLTEEDMKKQEGDYIYRYRYNGGGASQVWLGSGRFVVIDLSAGPCTYGKIETEEGSVSPRTLPRIRSMILPRGLAAVSDHTTHDNFMGHLAALIATTVEHVIAPDVRFETVDLTTRLLIPIIVLQNHNRYNIMEKGHNYSIDIGAIEAEVKKLVHDDQEVVIIGGSHALHRHEKLAIAVSKAMRGHSLQETKKDGRFHVHTKTYLDGAILKEEMERSADVLAAGLLEMADPSLSNKFFLRQQHWMDESEGSTDSVLKHKPLWAAYYSKSGKDKKKKKQMKKGDLHPTYGTRVIPVFVLSLADVDPQLMMEDDSLVWASNDVVIVLEHQSEKIPLSYVSETERRHAIPSQAQRHILAGLASAVGGLSAPYEKASHIHERPVVNWLWAAGCHPFGPFSNTSQISQMLQDAALRNMIYARVDSALRIIRETSEAVQSFAAQYLKTPLGEPVKGKKNKTTTELWLEKFYKKTTNMPEPFPRELVERLEKYSDNLEEQLVDLSSLLYDHRLRDAHLNSSDILQSTMFTQQYVQNVLTSEKDKMRCCQIEFKYPVHSSQTFVYGGILLAGFFVYFVVIFFSSPPGR; from the exons ATGGAATCAAGATCAAGCTTATCGTACTTGTTAGCTTGCGCGTGGATTCTCTTCGCACTGAGTGGACTCGCGACTCGCTCCGAGTCTGCTCAACAAGCGTTCAAGAGAGACCCCGGTCACCCTCACTGGCACCACAGCGCCTTCCTCGACGTCCGCGACAGCGTCCGATCCGATGTTGGCCGTATGCTCCACACGCGTGCCGAG GTTCCGTTTCAGGTTCCACTCGAAGTGAATGTGGTGCTAATTGGTCTCAATGGAGATGGTGGCTATCGGTACACGGTGGATGCGCCGAAATTGGAGGAGTTTCTGAGAGTGAGCTTTCCTTCCCACAGGCCTTCCTGTCAAGAGACCGGGGAGCCCCTTGATATAAAGCATCATGTTGTATATAATACATTTCCT GCAGGACAGCCAGAATTGATTGCGCTTGAGAAAGCACTGAAAGAGGCCATGGTTCCTGCTGGTACTGCAAGAGAG TCTGATTTTGGGAGAGAGGTGCCCCTATTTGAGGTGGATGCAACAGCTGTGGAGCCAATATTCCAAAagttatattcatatatatttgaCATAGATAATGGGGGGTATTCTGCTAAAGAGATGGATAGACCTGTGCCAACTGCTATATTTATTGTTAACTTTGACAAG GTCAGAATGGATCCTAGGAATAAGGAGATTGATCTTGATAGTTTGATGTATAGCAAACTTACCCCACTGACTGAGGAAGATATGAAAAAACAAGAGGGAGACTACATTTATCGATACCGATACAATGGAGGAGGAGCATCTCAAGTTTGGCTGGGCTCTGGAAG ATTTGTTGTGATCGACCTCTCTGCTGGCCCTTGCACTTATGGAAAGATTGAAACTGAAGAGGGCAGTGTCAGTCCTAGAACATTGCCACGTATACGGAGTATGATACTTCCTAGGGGTTTGGCTGCTGTCAGTGATCATACTACCCATGATAATTTCATGGGACATCTTGCTGCTTTGATAGCAACCACAGTTGAGCATGTTATAGCTCCAGATGTTAG GTTTGAAACTGTTGATCTGACCACAAGGTTGCTTATACCTATAATTGTCCTCCAAAACCATAATCGATATAATATTATGGAAAAAGGTCATAATTACAGCATCGATATTGGGGCAATTGAAGCAGAG GTGAAGAAGTTGGTTCATGATGACCAAGAAGTAGTGATTATTGGGGGGTCACATGCATTGCACCGTCATGAGAAGTTGGCTATTGCTGTGTCAAAAGCTATGCGCGGCCATTCCTTGCAAGAAACAAAGAAGGATGGACGCTTCCATGTTCATACCAAGACATATTTGGATGGTGCCATTCTTAAAGAA GAGATGGAACGCTCTGCAGATGTGCTTGCTGCAGGTTTGCTTGAAATGGCTGACCCATCTctttcaaataagtttttccTTCGCCAG cAGCACTGGATGGATGAATCTGAGGGTTCAACTGATTCGGTTCTGAAGCATAAACCTCTCTGGGCTGCTTACTACTCGAAAAGTGGCaaggataaaaaaaagaagaaacaaatgaaaaaaggGGATCTGCACCCAACTTATGGAACTAGAGTTATTCCTGT TTTTGTGCTATCATTAGCTGATGTGGATCCACAACTTATGATGGAGGATGACAGCCTTGTTTGGGCTAGCAATGATGTTGTTATAGTACTTGAGCACCAAAGTGAAAAGATACCTCTGAG TTATGTGTCTGAAACAGAAAGAAGGCATGCTATTCCATCACAAGCACAGCGCCACATTTTAGCTGGGCTTGCTTCTGCTGTGGGTGGGTTGAGTGCACCATATGAAAAGGCTTCTCATATACATGAAAGACCTGTTGTGAATTGGCTCTGGGCTGCTGGTTGTcacccatttggaccattctCAAATACATCTCAAATCAGTCAAATGCTTCAAGATGCCGCACTG agaaacatgatttatgcacGTGTAGATTCTGCTCTCAGAATCATTCGTGAAACATCTGAG GCTGTCCAATCTTTTGCTGCTCAATATTTAAAGACCCCACTTGGTGAACCTgtgaaaggaaagaagaacaAGACCACTACTGAGCTATGGTTGGAGAAGTTTTACAAGAAAACAACAAACATGCCTGAACCTTTCCCACGTGAATTAGTTGAGCGATTGGAGAAATACTCAGAT AACCTTGAGGAACAACTTGttgatctttcttctttgttgtATGACCACCGATTGCGAGATGCACATTTGAATAGTTCAGACATTTTGCAAAGCACCATGTTTACCCAGCA GTACgttcaaaatgttttgacCAGTGAGAAAGATAAAATGAGATGCTGTCAAATTGAGTTCAAATATCCAGTGCATTCTTCTCAAACTTTTGTCTACGGGGGAATTCTTCTTGCTGGGTTTTTCGTATACTTTGTCGTCATTTTCTTTTCGTCTCCGCCTGGTCGCTGA
- the LOC18603670 gene encoding uncharacterized protein LOC18603670 isoform X2, whose product MESRSSLSYLLACAWILFALSGLATRSESAQQAFKRDPGHPHWHHSAFLDVRDSVRSDVGRMLHTRAEVPFQVPLEVNVVLIGLNGDGGYRYTVDAPKLEEFLRVSFPSHRPSCQETGEPLDIKHHVVYNTFPAGQPELIALEKALKEAMVPAGTARESDFGREVPLFEVDATAVEPIFQKLYSYIFDIDNGGYSAKEMDRPVPTAIFIVNFDKVRMDPRNKEIDLDSLMYSKLTPLTEEDMKKQEGDYIYRYRYNGGGASQVWLGSGRFVVIDLSAGPCTYGKIETEEGSVSPRTLPRIRSMILPRGLAAVSDHTTHDNFMGHLAALIATTVEHVIAPDVRFETVDLTTRLLIPIIVLQNHNRYNIMEKGHNYSIDIGAIEAEVKKLVHDDQEVVIIGGSHALHRHEKLAIAVSKAMRGHSLQETKKDGRFHVHTKTYLDGAILKEEMERSADVLAAGLLEMADPSLSNKFFLRQHWMDESEGSTDSVLKHKPLWAAYYSKSGKDKKKKKQMKKGDLHPTYGTRVIPVFVLSLADVDPQLMMEDDSLVWASNDVVIVLEHQSEKIPLSYVSETERRHAIPSQAQRHILAGLASAVGGLSAPYEKASHIHERPVVNWLWAAGCHPFGPFSNTSQISQMLQDAALRNMIYARVDSALRIIRETSEAVQSFAAQYLKTPLGEPVKGKKNKTTTELWLEKFYKKTTNMPEPFPRELVERLEKYSDNLEEQLVDLSSLLYDHRLRDAHLNSSDILQSTMFTQQYVQNVLTSEKDKMRCCQIEFKYPVHSSQTFVYGGILLAGFFVYFVVIFFSSPPGR is encoded by the exons ATGGAATCAAGATCAAGCTTATCGTACTTGTTAGCTTGCGCGTGGATTCTCTTCGCACTGAGTGGACTCGCGACTCGCTCCGAGTCTGCTCAACAAGCGTTCAAGAGAGACCCCGGTCACCCTCACTGGCACCACAGCGCCTTCCTCGACGTCCGCGACAGCGTCCGATCCGATGTTGGCCGTATGCTCCACACGCGTGCCGAG GTTCCGTTTCAGGTTCCACTCGAAGTGAATGTGGTGCTAATTGGTCTCAATGGAGATGGTGGCTATCGGTACACGGTGGATGCGCCGAAATTGGAGGAGTTTCTGAGAGTGAGCTTTCCTTCCCACAGGCCTTCCTGTCAAGAGACCGGGGAGCCCCTTGATATAAAGCATCATGTTGTATATAATACATTTCCT GCAGGACAGCCAGAATTGATTGCGCTTGAGAAAGCACTGAAAGAGGCCATGGTTCCTGCTGGTACTGCAAGAGAG TCTGATTTTGGGAGAGAGGTGCCCCTATTTGAGGTGGATGCAACAGCTGTGGAGCCAATATTCCAAAagttatattcatatatatttgaCATAGATAATGGGGGGTATTCTGCTAAAGAGATGGATAGACCTGTGCCAACTGCTATATTTATTGTTAACTTTGACAAG GTCAGAATGGATCCTAGGAATAAGGAGATTGATCTTGATAGTTTGATGTATAGCAAACTTACCCCACTGACTGAGGAAGATATGAAAAAACAAGAGGGAGACTACATTTATCGATACCGATACAATGGAGGAGGAGCATCTCAAGTTTGGCTGGGCTCTGGAAG ATTTGTTGTGATCGACCTCTCTGCTGGCCCTTGCACTTATGGAAAGATTGAAACTGAAGAGGGCAGTGTCAGTCCTAGAACATTGCCACGTATACGGAGTATGATACTTCCTAGGGGTTTGGCTGCTGTCAGTGATCATACTACCCATGATAATTTCATGGGACATCTTGCTGCTTTGATAGCAACCACAGTTGAGCATGTTATAGCTCCAGATGTTAG GTTTGAAACTGTTGATCTGACCACAAGGTTGCTTATACCTATAATTGTCCTCCAAAACCATAATCGATATAATATTATGGAAAAAGGTCATAATTACAGCATCGATATTGGGGCAATTGAAGCAGAG GTGAAGAAGTTGGTTCATGATGACCAAGAAGTAGTGATTATTGGGGGGTCACATGCATTGCACCGTCATGAGAAGTTGGCTATTGCTGTGTCAAAAGCTATGCGCGGCCATTCCTTGCAAGAAACAAAGAAGGATGGACGCTTCCATGTTCATACCAAGACATATTTGGATGGTGCCATTCTTAAAGAA GAGATGGAACGCTCTGCAGATGTGCTTGCTGCAGGTTTGCTTGAAATGGCTGACCCATCTctttcaaataagtttttccTTCGCCAG CACTGGATGGATGAATCTGAGGGTTCAACTGATTCGGTTCTGAAGCATAAACCTCTCTGGGCTGCTTACTACTCGAAAAGTGGCaaggataaaaaaaagaagaaacaaatgaaaaaaggGGATCTGCACCCAACTTATGGAACTAGAGTTATTCCTGT TTTTGTGCTATCATTAGCTGATGTGGATCCACAACTTATGATGGAGGATGACAGCCTTGTTTGGGCTAGCAATGATGTTGTTATAGTACTTGAGCACCAAAGTGAAAAGATACCTCTGAG TTATGTGTCTGAAACAGAAAGAAGGCATGCTATTCCATCACAAGCACAGCGCCACATTTTAGCTGGGCTTGCTTCTGCTGTGGGTGGGTTGAGTGCACCATATGAAAAGGCTTCTCATATACATGAAAGACCTGTTGTGAATTGGCTCTGGGCTGCTGGTTGTcacccatttggaccattctCAAATACATCTCAAATCAGTCAAATGCTTCAAGATGCCGCACTG agaaacatgatttatgcacGTGTAGATTCTGCTCTCAGAATCATTCGTGAAACATCTGAG GCTGTCCAATCTTTTGCTGCTCAATATTTAAAGACCCCACTTGGTGAACCTgtgaaaggaaagaagaacaAGACCACTACTGAGCTATGGTTGGAGAAGTTTTACAAGAAAACAACAAACATGCCTGAACCTTTCCCACGTGAATTAGTTGAGCGATTGGAGAAATACTCAGAT AACCTTGAGGAACAACTTGttgatctttcttctttgttgtATGACCACCGATTGCGAGATGCACATTTGAATAGTTCAGACATTTTGCAAAGCACCATGTTTACCCAGCA GTACgttcaaaatgttttgacCAGTGAGAAAGATAAAATGAGATGCTGTCAAATTGAGTTCAAATATCCAGTGCATTCTTCTCAAACTTTTGTCTACGGGGGAATTCTTCTTGCTGGGTTTTTCGTATACTTTGTCGTCATTTTCTTTTCGTCTCCGCCTGGTCGCTGA
- the LOC18603672 gene encoding DNA replication complex GINS protein SLD5: MERDLMASGAGEWSTAQMDDYETLISTTDVELLKRAWRNEKAAPEILPFEEALVKRAKEQIQLMEETVDEFAETGHDPLIASLYQMDLDRAQFLLRSYLRVRLQKIEKLMFYIWKSDTYHHRLSTEEEKFAERCIRDIGKHLEETVLSKLPDNYQSLLKQSIISEEDDMVPEPQLDTFVVAKCQRATRPLFLDGSRQSAGFDNRDDHFQMVPGDLCILRYRPFQEELMSGNISLV; this comes from the exons ATGGAGAGAGATCTGATGGCGTCGGGCGCAGGAGAGTGGTCGACAGCGCAGATGGATGACTACGAGACGTTGATTTCGACGACCGATGTGGAGCTCTTGAAGAGAGCGTGGCGCAACGAGAAAGCGGCTCCTGAGATCCTTCCTTTCGAGGAGGCTTTAGTTAAGAGAGCTAAAGAGCAGATCCAGTTGATG GAAGAAACGGTAGATGAGTTTGCAGAAACTGGTCATGATCCTCTCATTGCATCACTCTATCAGATGGACCTGGACAGGGCTCAGTTTTTGCTGAGATCATATCTCCGGGTTCGGCTTCAGAAG ATTGAAAAACTCATGTTTTATATATGGAAAAGTGATACTTATCACCACCGGCTTTCTACAGAAGAGGAAAAGTTTGCTGAAAG GTGTATTCGTGATATTGGGAAACATCTTGAAGAAACTGTTCTGTCAAAATTGCCTGATAATTATCAGTCTTTATTAAAGCAATCCATCATCAGTGAAGAGGATGATATGG TTCCAGAGCCACAATTAGATACATTTGTTGTTGCCAAATGCCAGAGAGCTACAAGACCTTTGTTCCTTGATGGCAGCAGGCAATCTGCTGGCTTTGACAACAG AGATGATCACTTCCAAATGGTGCCCGGAGATTTATGCATTTTGCGTTACAGGCCATTTCAAGAGGAACTGATGAGTGGAAATATCAGTTTAGTATGA
- the LOC18603669 gene encoding LOW QUALITY PROTEIN: probable protein phosphatase 2C 42 (The sequence of the model RefSeq protein was modified relative to this genomic sequence to represent the inferred CDS: deleted 2 bases in 2 codons): YLVQVSRSIGDVYMKHARYDRELINGKFRLPEPMNKPILSANPTIISHVLQPNDAFLILASDGLWEHLSNEKAVDIVHNHPRAGSAERLVMVALQEAARKREMKYSGLWKIGKKVRRHFHDDITVIVLFFNHDLISRGAVQDPLVSNRNALEHR; encoded by the exons tatttggtgcaggTTTCTAGATCTATAGGCGATGTTTATATGAAACATGCGCGGTATGACAGGGAACTAATTAATGGAAAATTCAGACTTCCTGAACCAATGAACAAGCCTATATTGAGTGCGAACCCAACTATTATTTCTCATGTTCTCCAACCAAATGATGCTTTCCTTATACTTGCATCTGATGGTCTATGGGAACACTTGAGCAATGAAAAAGCTGTGGATATTGTCCACAATCATCCACGTGCA GGGAGTGCCGAAAGGTTGGTCATGGTTGCCCTACAAGAAGCAGCCAGAAAACGAGAAATGAAATACTCAGGT CTTTGGAAGATTGGCAAGAAGGTTCGACGCCATTTTCACGACGATATA ACTGTTATAGTGTTATTCTTTAATCATGATCTTATATCCAGAGGTGCAGTCCAAGACCCTCTAGTATCCAATCGAAACGCACTGGAACACAGGTAA
- the LOC18603671 gene encoding calmodulin-like protein 3 → MCPSERNLSRPEKTSSVSDFRSAFEVLDADRDGKISREDLRRFYAGFSNGTGFDDDEIIGTMISLADSNKDGFVEYEEFERVLGGCGKRSSSASAAGGFGVMEDVFKVMDKDGDGRLSHEDLKSYMNWAGFSASDEDIKAMIRLGGGDENEGVSFDGLLKILAVDFAG, encoded by the coding sequence ATGTGTCCGTCGGAGAGAAACTTAAGTCGGCCGGAGAAGACCAGCTCGGTGTCGGATTTCAGGTCGGCATTCGAGGTTCTCGACGCAGATCGTGACGGGAAGATCAGTAGAGAAGATTTGAGGAGGTTTTACGCGGGGTTTTCGAACGGTACCGGTTTCGACGATGACGAAATTATCGGGACGATGATTTCTTTGGCGGATTCGAACAAGGATGGTTTCGTCGAGTACGAGGAGTTCGAGCGTGTTCTCGGAGGGTGCGGAAAGAGGTCGTCGTCGGCGTCGGCGGCAGGAGGCTTCGGGGTGATGGAAGATGTTTTTAAGGTCATGGACAAGGATGGAGATGGGAGATTGAGCCATGAAGATTTGAAAAGTTACATGAACTGGGCTGGGTTTTCTGCTAGCGACGAAGATATCAAGGCTATGATCCGATTGGGTGGTGGTGATGAAAATGAAGGCGTTTCTTTCGATGGTTTGCTTAAGATTTTGGCCGTTGATTTCGCTGGGTAA